In Meleagris gallopavo isolate NT-WF06-2002-E0010 breed Aviagen turkey brand Nicholas breeding stock chromosome 30, Turkey_5.1, whole genome shotgun sequence, the genomic stretch CGTGCCCTGCAGAACGCACCCAGCCCGGCTGGGGCACTGAGTGCAGCCCCCCCCCCGGGGGTCCCATCACACCAACCTCATCAGGAACCccattgctgctgctggtggcacaCAGGACGTGATCGGCGAGGCCGGGGTAGATGGTGAAGCAGTCCCGCTGTTTGCTGATGGTGACGTTGGCCTCACAGAGGGCAGCATTGGAGGCTCCGTTCCCCCACCCGGCGACGCTGCACGTCACCCCCCCGGGAAACCTCGAGTATGTAAAGGAGATGGGCCTCACGCGGTCATTCACGATGgctttgcttttcagctggGTGGCAGAAAACGCAGAAAGGGGTGTTTTGCCTTTGGATGCAGTGTGACCAGGGCTGTCCCCCTCCCACCTCCCCAGCTCCACCACCGCAGCCCGTGGTACCTCCAGCAGGAGGATGTCGTGCCCCTCCTCGCGCCTCCTGTACTTCGGGTGGCAGTGGTACCTCTGCAcctccagctcctgccagctttcctcttccctctGGATGTCGCTGGCTCCGAGGATGACGGTCAGAGGTCTGTGGCTGTGAGGTGGGGCACAGAGGTGTCATTAGCTGCGCAGTTAGAGGAGGGATGGCCTGGGGACGTGGATTGGGTTTGGTGGAAGCTGATAGGAGCGTGGATCGTTACTGCTGAGCCTGCCCAGAGCGGATTGCTGGGCTCGGTGTGGGTTATCTGCCTCCGGAGCTTCGGCTGAGCTCACAGGGTCCACCTGCAGCAGGGGCTGCCCTGGGGGAGCAGGGAACGCCGTGGGGTTGGGGCAGCCCCTTTCCATCAGGCTGTGGGATGTGGGCGCTTTGGTTCTGCTGGTTTTGCCCTCCGGACGTGCGGCACGGACACGGGACCGGAGCTCCAGCCCACCCCCAGCCCCTGCAGCCcacccccagctcctgcagctcgCCCCATACTGCCCCACAacctcaccccacagcctcgTGCCAGCCCCACAACCCCTCTCCCTGCCCGTTCAGCCATGCAGAGCCCTCCCACCCCCACCTGGGAGTCATCACCTGGGTTGGGTGTCCCAGAACTCACCTGAAGCACTGCGCGGCCGTCATCACCCACCCGGGGGCCACCAGGAAGCCCCCGCAGAACCCACCATCCCTGCCCCGCAGATAAGCCATGTATGGCCTGGATTGAGCCAGAGCCCAGACGCCCCGGTCCAACCGGCTCCAGGAGTGACCTGCAAAGATGACAGGGTggatggggacgtggggacgggatggggatgtggggcacGGACCCCTCAGCCCTCCCCACGGCCTCTCTACCCACCAGCCGTGTCCAGAGGCCACGCCAGCAGCAGGATGGTCAGCAGGAGTCTCTGTGGGTGCTGCATGGCCTCGAGGATCCCCCAGGGGTGAGGCTGTGAGTGGGGTCTCTTCCTGCTCTCAGGAAGGATTTATACCCTGAGACGAGACTCCAGGAAACCACAGAGGTCGCACTTCATCTGATTAATCTCACTGCAAAGTGCAAACCTCAGCAATCCGAGAGGGGAATTCAGGCAGCTTTCGGCAACGGTCCACCTCCATTTGGGCTGGATTCGGGGTACCTGGGGCCCTCCTGGAGCCAAAGGCTGCATTGTCCCATTGCCTCTGAGCTGGAGGCTGTAGGGAGGGTGCCCACCCCATCACACTGCCCTCCTTTGCAGCTCCTGTTGTTGTTTTCGCAACTCTTTGCACCTCTTGATGTTATCACGAGCCTTGCAAAATCAAGATTTCTTTTACACGATGTACCACCTCCAAGAAGGCCGTGAGGACCCTCCTACTTCTTCTTGGTAGATGTGGTCGGAGCCCGAGGAGCAGCCCCCAAAACACCACGTAGGTTATGGCTGGCTGagggcagggagctgcacaGCAACACCACTGCTGGCACCACGAggtccctgctctgctgtgtgtggAAAAAGACACCTTTCCATGTATTCTTTCCAGTTCGGGTGCTCAAACACGGATCAGGCTTCCTAGCAAGGCCCTCGGTGCCTCATGGCTGTTGACAATGCCCATAATAAATTACTTGAAGttttggttagccctgaagTGATCAGGaagttggacttggtgatcctcGTACTCCCCTTCCACCTGAATTACTCTGTTCTACTCTACTGGGCTCTACTGAACTCAACTCGATTCTGCTCTACTAGACTTGTCTCTACTGAGCTTGACAACACTGAACTTTACTCAAGTGGACTCTACTGGTCTTGACTCAACTCAGCTGGACTCCACTGGACTTGGCTCCAAATGATTGTTCCCCATTAAACAACACTTCACTGCACCTCCACCAGCTGGAACGTGAGGACTCAGAAGGATGCTGCCCATAGCCAGGGCTGCCTTTGTCCCCGGTTTGTGGGGAGGAGGGATGTGGGTTTGGGATGCTGCCCATCCGCTGGCCCTATAGGAGGGGTCATGCCCCAAACTGGCAGTTCCTTCCTTCGGTGATGATGAAATGGGTCTGATACTGCTGGGAAATGTGCCTTCCCTCCTGCCCCCAGAGCCCTTCTTGAGCAAAAAGCTGTCATTCTCGTGCAAAGactgctgcagacagagcaTCAAGGAAAAACCTGACGTGACAAAGTGACAGAGATTTGTCCCACACCCTACAGATAAGCAGTTGCAGCAGTTGCAGCCTTTTCACTTGCAGATGTACTGGTTGATAGGAGCTGTTACCAGAAGCCCAGAGCATGGATCCTTTTTGGTTTCTCCATGGTGCCTTGGCGGCATCACCTCCTCCAGGCAAGGGCAGGGAGAGCGTGGGCGCACACAGCCAGGGCTGGACCACAGCCTATTTCAGCCATCTCCTCCCTTTGGCAGATACGGCTGAGTGGAAGCCCAGGAAAGGCTCTGAGAACAGGGCAAGCATCCTGTTCCCTCAAATTGCTCACAGTTTCTGTACGTTCAAAACTTCACGCTGGATTTCCCCTCCACAAACCCTCGCATTCTCTCCTGGAACTTGCGTAAACATCTGGCGTCCTGCAGCAAggagtgctgctctgccccgtCGCCTCTCCTGTCTTTAGTGCCCAGGTCCTTGCCCAGCCCTTTCAGTATGATGTTTTCAGAGCTCCTATCCGTGTCCCTACGCAGGACGTCAGAGAGATGGACACTGGAGGGCTGTTGGCATTCTGAAGGTGGTGGCTGGGATACGTACGTCGCTTCCCCTTTCCATccaggtcatagaatcattaaggttggaaaagacatccaagACCGCTGAGTCCATCcgtcaacccatccccaccatgcccactgataGATTCATAGAGTCGTTAAGGATGGAAAACAACTCTCAGATCCCCAgaccaaccccagcccacctccaccatgcccactgaccatgtcctaAGTGCCGCCTCTCCATGGTTCTTAatcacctccagagatggtgatcCCACCACCCCCCTGAGCAGCCCttgccaatgcatcaccattTTTTGGTGAATAAATTGTTCCTCGTATCCAACCTGCACCTCCCCTGGAACAACACGCAGCCATCGCccctcatcctattgctgttacctgggaaaagaggtgggtccttctctggacctcAATGTCTTTGTCATTGCCATCCCACCATGGATAGGAGAAGCGTGGCTGACCCAACCCTCCCTTCTTCCCGGGACGAAGGATAAGAAAGAAGAAGGCAGAAATGCTGGGGAACGCAGCTCAGAATTTACTGGGGGTGTTTCAGGACCAAGCAGGGCAGGGATGTCCAAGAGAAAAGGGGCTCTGCAGTAGTGCCACTGCATTCTGGTGCCATATGGGAATTCTGCTGGGTAACAGCGTGGCACCAAAATGGGCCGGCGTGGGACAGCCATCAGCCTTGGAGCAAAGGGAGGGAGCCTATGGGCATCCATTGGGACACTTGGGtttccagggacagagaggGGAATGGAGCCATCAGTGGGGGCAGGAAGGAACCCAGCAGGTCTCCAGGGCTGACGCTGCACCGTTAGGTCCTCATGATTTTCTTGATCCAGTGTAGGTAGTTGGCAATGCGAGCATAGACACCAGGAGGGTTGTTGTACCCGAAGGAAACAATACCCTGTGCTACTTTATTGCACACCAGTGGCCCTCCGGAATCACCCTGCAGACAGATGGGATCAGTGGTCGGAGCCTCGTCCTAACAGAGATGGGCTCACCTCTACCCAGAAGGAGTGGCCTTGCCCTTCTCAACGGGATTGACCTCACCTCTTCCCAGGGGCTTTTCCTCTACCCAACGGGATCACCTCTTCCCAGCAGGAATGGCTTCGTCTCTACACAATGCAACCACCTCTTCCCAGCAGAATGACTTTGCCTCTACCCAACAGGATCACCTCTTCCCAGCAGAATGGCTTTGCCTCTACCCAACAGGATCACCTCTTCCCAGCAGAATGGCTTTGCCATTCAAAGGATCACCTCTTCCCAACAGGAAGGGCATCACCTCCATCCTTTTCCCCAGGGCCAgacctgctcctgctggccatgctccaCGGACCACCATCTCTCCTGGAAACCCCCTAGAAGTGTCCCCCCTATGGCCATACCTGGCTGGAGTCCTTCAGCTCGTGGAAGCTGCCAGCACACACCATGCCGTCGTCGAGGTGTGGGTAGAACAGAATGCACTTCCTGCGGCTGTAGATGGAGACTTTGGTTTCAAAGAGTCTGTCTGCTATCTCGTCCTCATCAATCAGGCCCCATCCTGCTATGGTGCACGAGGTGCCCGTGAGGAGGTAGCTGCTGGTTTTGGGCAGCGCAATGGTGCGGACGTATTTGTTGAGCTTGGCCTTCGCTGtcagctgggagagaggagggctgtgagcagagcgGGTGGAGGATAGAGGGGAAGGCTGGTGGGatttgcacagcactgcaaataCGGCCCTTCTGAGGGTCTCACCCCACAGAAGTGGTGGTTGGCACAGGGCAAGGTGTGCAATGCCCTGTTTGGCCCCGCTGCCCCCAGCCCTTCTCTGCCCCTCGGGGCTGCCTTGCCTTGAGCAGCATGATGTCGTTGGCAAAGGTTTTGGGGTTGTACGCAGGGTGTGGGTGGTATCTGAGGACCCCTCGGacctgctggctctgctctggtTGGAAGATCTCGTGAGCCCCCAGGACGACGGTGATGTTCCTGACCGTGGCATAAAAAGGGGAGAAGAGAACCAGTCGGGTCTCATCCCCACCTCCCCACCCCTTCTGCAGAAAGgtggggagagctgctccaaaacaACCCCATgatggggaggaagaggaggatgaagCTCCCGTGTGCAGTACTTACCCCGACAAGCAGTGTGCGGCCGTCATCACCCAGTCGGAGGCCACCAGGAACCCCCCGCAGGCAGAACGCTCCAACTTCAGGTACGCCATGTAGGGGTGGGAGTGGGGCTCGGCCTCGTGGCCCCCAATGATCTGACCCCGCAGAGCACCTGCAAGACACAACGGGGTGAGCCCACGGGAcggagcacagagcagcagccccGCGCAGCTCTCCTCTTACTGCCATCGGCCCGtgggcaggagagcagcagcagcagggccagcaACAGTGGGCAATGGGGACGACGCATCTCCTCTCCCCGTTGGATGCTTAGAGCTCTGAGCCTCCCTCCCGCTGCCCAAGGGGCGTTTTTATAGCTTGGAGCATCTCTACCCTACAGCCAGGAAACCATGTGCGATGGGCTGATTGCTTTAATCAGAGCAGTGCAGCATCCCGCCGGGCTAtctgcatctctgctgctcacGTGCCCACATGCTCAGGGGCTGCAATCAGTGGAACAGCAGCGCAGCACTGCCTCGGGTCAGCAAATCTTTGTGCAGAGGGCACGGACCCCGTGCACAGCACACCTGTGTTCTCCCAGTCCTGGCTCGTGGGTGACTTTCCTCCTGCAGCCGAGcctggggagctgcagcctcAGAGGGAGCTGTgccacccagccctgcactgtTAGAAGCTCTCCTTCCTGATcgctcttcccagcccttcattTTCCCCTCCTGCCAGGCTGTCCCACTTCGCTGCACTGCTTTTTGCTCCCTGGGGTTTCCATCTACCAGAGCTTACGGAGCTGCACTCCATGCAGCTGCCATAAGGAACTGCTTtgaggggaagggagagaggtccctttgattctgtgattggttCTGAGAAGTGCCTGCTCTGTTGTGGAGAGATTTCACATCGCTCATCACTGTCACCATCTCAGGGCCCCCCACTGGAAGGGGCACGAGGGGGGGTCAGCTGCTGGGAGAGGTCTCTGCCAGCACAGAGATAAGGAGTGGGCAGCAGTCACTGGGGACATCCTGCCATACATTCGTGGGCTTTGCTCCTTCCCATCCTTGGGTGCTTTGGCTCTCAGGGCGGCTTCGCCAGGTCACAGCCCTCCCAGCAGTGGTGGCTGAGCTCAGGGCAGGTTCTGTGAGCTTATCTGGGTTTGTAACTGCAGCTGGTAAGAGAGGAAAAACCCAACAGGTGGTGATCATGGAGCAATCAGCAGTGAGCAGCCTTAACAGCCCCTCTACGCCATGGAGGCATCACCCCTCGCCCTGCTATGGGATGCTGAAGTTCCTGATCCCATGCAACATTAAATTCCCAGTCCTGGTGTGGATGTTTTCCTACAGACCCCTCTGTGCCCGTTCCCAGGCTGCTTTCTGCCCCAAGcccccagggctgtgcccaccagccCCATTGCTGTCCCATGAGGGTTCTGCCACATGTGTGAGCCCCACATGGAACACCGCCTCTGTTCCTGAGCTTCCCGAGCGTGAAACGCCTCCTCAAAAGAAAACCAGAGCATGGATGAGGCTCAAAGCCTCCCCAAGGAGGATTTCTGGGAGGGGAGGCACTTCACACcgctgtttgttttctatttcacGTTTTTTTCCACAGACAAAACTGAACCTAAGTTGGGTggatcttttctttcttttcccttccctctttgctttttaaagccATTAATGTGGTCAGAAGGAGACGACAGTGAAACTTTCTCTTTcctgttcttgtttttcctgcagaggTTCAGTGAATTCTTTTTTTACAAGGACCCAGCTGCATCCCTGATGACCCTCTGAGTGCTGCAGACGTGCCGGTTCCTGGGCTCTGTGCATGGAGAGGTTCTTTTAGGGCTTTCTGCTGTGATGCTTCACTGGAAGGACCCCCACCTGCTGCAAGACAGCAGCACAAACCCATGCTCCAACCGCCAGCAGCAATCAAGTCATCTCTAAACCAGCACCACTCCACCCTTCCTGAGGCAGCAAAACACCTGCAGGACGGATGGGTGGAGGTGGCACAGTGGTGGGGTTGGCAGTGTCCACCTGCCTGCCAGAGCCTGCCCCACAGATTGTTGTGGGTGTGACCGGGGCTGGGGGCTGGATGGGACAAGGGCGGCGGTGACCGGGGGTCTGGGGTTTGTCCCCAGGGTCTGGATGATGGagtggggcagctatggggcagcttTGAGCAAACTTTAGTCTTCATCTGCAGGAAAGAGATGAGAGATGCTGCAGGACGGTGTCCTTCTCCTCCCCCCTGAATTTCAGAGAACGGCTGAACTGAAATAGCAGAGAGAGGCATCAAGATAAAGCTGGTGTCTCTGCAGATCGCAGATGGGGAGATGGGGCAGAGAACAGGAactcagcctggaggaggggGGCTGAGTGCCATGTGGGGAGGACACCATATGGGCTGTGTTAGTGCTGAGCAGCGGGGACCCATTGGGGTGACCCCAGTGTCCCTGGTCTCATCGGGCCGCAGAGCTCAGTGCCATCAGACGcctccttcccactgctgctcGGATGCCATTCACTATTTGAGGAGCTGCTCCAGGCCCTAGCAGGGCATCCCTTCATCCCTTGACTTCATCTCCACCTGCTCCATCCTCTGCCTCCCACAGCTGACGTTTGCCGGTGGCTCAGACAAAGCCGAGCACTTGGAGGGGTTTGTGGGGCTCACATTGCCCCTTTGGGACTGAACTCTTTGCACCAAGGGCTGAGCACACCACGCTCTGCTTTCCCCATGCTTAGGGCTCATTCTTCCCGCTGATTTCCGCTCCTTCAATCTCAGGGCCACCCGCTGACCTTATCAGCACGAGCTCCGCTAACGGCGAAGCCGAACTGATGCCAATAGCTGAAAGGACCAACATGGAGCCTGGAGCCCTCTGCCTCCCATCAGAACCACTTCTGTTGCACACCATTTCCTGCAGGAGGAACATCTTTTGCATTTTCCATGCGCCCGTGCCGCGGTCCAGGAGAAatccccacatcccacaccGGAGTGAGAcggcccagctctgccctggggaTCTCTCCATGACTCAGGGTCAGCCTGCACCGAGAACGGGGTTCAGCTGTGATCCTGATGCTCTTTCTTTGCAATGTTTGGGTGGGTCCATCCTTGCAGAGATGTGGTTGACGATGTTGTaacttccctttttctttttttttttttcttcacgtTGGTAGGTAGCAGCT encodes the following:
- the LOC104914657 gene encoding granzyme G-like, encoding MQHPQRLLLTILLLAWPLDTAGHSWSRLDRGVWALAQSRPYMAYLRGRDGGFCGGFLVAPGWVMTAAQCFSHRPLTVILGASDIQREEESWQELEVQRYHCHPKYRRREEGHDILLLELKSKAIVNDRVRPISFTYSRFPGGVTCSVAGWGNGASNAALCEANVTISKQRDCFTIYPGLADHVLCATSSSNGVPDESYTGSPLVCNNRAYGIYSYPYRQRMSFYTHINPYLPWINHVMKS
- the LOC100541485 gene encoding mast cell protease 1A-like isoform X1 encodes the protein MRRPHCPLLLALLLLLSCPRADGSALRGQIIGGHEAEPHSHPYMAYLKLERSACGGFLVASDWVMTAAHCLSGNITVVLGAHEIFQPEQSQQVRGVLRYHPHPAYNPKTFANDIMLLKLTAKAKLNKYVRTIALPKTSSYLLTGTSCTIAGWGLIDEDEIADRLFETKVSIYSRRKCILFYPHLDDGMVCAGSFHELKDSSQGDSGGPLVCNKVAQGIVSFGYNNPPGVYARIANYLHWIKKIMRT
- the LOC100541485 gene encoding mast cell protease 1A-like isoform X2; amino-acid sequence: MRRPHCPLLLALLLLLSCPRADGSALRGQIIGGHEAEPHSHPYMAYLKLERSACGGFLVASDWVMTAAHCLSGNITVVLGAHEIFQPEQSQQLTAKAKLNKYVRTIALPKTSSYLLTGTSCTIAGWGLIDEDEIADRLFETKVSIYSRRKCILFYPHLDDGMVCAGSFHELKDSSQGDSGGPLVCNKVAQGIVSFGYNNPPGVYARIANYLHWIKKIMRT
- the LOC100541485 gene encoding mast cell protease 1A-like isoform X3, encoding MAYLKLERSACGGFLVASDWVMTAAHCLSGNITVVLGAHEIFQPEQSQQVRGVLRYHPHPAYNPKTFANDIMLLKLTAKAKLNKYVRTIALPKTSSYLLTGTSCTIAGWGLIDEDEIADRLFETKVSIYSRRKCILFYPHLDDGMVCAGSFHELKDSSQGDSGGPLVCNKVAQGIVSFGYNNPPGVYARIANYLHWIKKIMRT